The following coding sequences are from one Lysinibacillus sp. FSL W8-0992 window:
- a CDS encoding TerC family protein — MEAILLQYGWVLIVLVVLEGLLAADNAVVMAVMVKHLPHDLQKKALFYGLFGALIFRFSALFVITVLVNYWQIQAVGAAYLLFMSAKNIYDLRKGKDEEEENDETAVKKGSGFWMTVLKVEVADIAFAIDSMLAAVAIAVTLPHLGNFDIGGINGGQFIIMLLGGFIGVIMMRFAAQWFVKVLNDYPSLETAAFLIVGWVGVKLVVLTLAHEKVGILPKEFPHSTGWELTFWIVLIGIAFVGYLVGVRNKKQTK; from the coding sequence ATGGAAGCAATATTATTACAATATGGCTGGGTACTGATTGTACTAGTTGTATTAGAAGGATTACTAGCAGCAGACAACGCAGTTGTAATGGCTGTTATGGTGAAACACTTACCGCATGACCTACAAAAAAAGGCACTTTTTTACGGATTATTTGGAGCATTAATATTCCGATTCTCTGCGCTCTTTGTTATTACAGTATTAGTTAATTACTGGCAAATTCAGGCGGTTGGAGCAGCCTACCTATTATTTATGTCAGCGAAAAATATTTATGACTTGAGAAAAGGTAAAGATGAGGAAGAAGAAAATGATGAGACAGCCGTGAAAAAGGGATCTGGCTTTTGGATGACTGTCTTAAAAGTTGAGGTTGCCGATATAGCATTTGCGATTGATTCAATGCTTGCTGCGGTTGCTATTGCTGTGACGCTTCCACACTTAGGTAATTTTGATATTGGTGGCATTAATGGTGGACAATTTATTATTATGCTATTAGGTGGCTTTATCGGTGTTATAATGATGCGTTTTGCCGCGCAATGGTTTGTGAAAGTTTTAAACGACTATCCTTCACTTGAAACTGCTGCATTTTTAATTGTTGGCTGGGTTGGGGTAAAACTTGTTGTTTTAACATTAGCTCATGAAAAAGTGGGTATATTACCTAAAGAATTCCCTCATTCAACAGGCTGGGAATTAACATTCTGGATTGTGTTAATTGGTATCGCATTTGTCGGTTATTTAGTAGGAGTACGTAATAAAAAACAAACAAAATAA